The Chryseolinea soli genome contains a region encoding:
- a CDS encoding DUF2795 domain-containing protein, with amino-acid sequence MYWTLELASYLEDAPWPATKDELIDYSIRSGAPLEVVENLQELEDDGQPYESIEEIWPDYPTKEDFFFNEDEY; translated from the coding sequence ATGTATTGGACGCTTGAACTTGCCTCTTACTTAGAAGATGCGCCTTGGCCGGCTACAAAAGATGAGTTGATAGATTATTCCATCCGCTCCGGCGCGCCACTGGAAGTTGTCGAAAACCTCCAGGAACTTGAAGATGACGGACAACCCTACGAAAGCATCGAAGAGATTTGGCCCGACTATCCGACGAAAGAAGACTTTTTCTTTAACGAAGACGAATACTGA
- the queA gene encoding tRNA preQ1(34) S-adenosylmethionine ribosyltransferase-isomerase QueA, whose protein sequence is MKLSEFKFELPNNLIALDPAENRDESRLMVVHKDTGKIEHKIFKDVVDYFKEGDVMVGNDTMVFPARLYGRKEKTGAKIEVFLLRELNAEMHLWDVLVDPARKIRVGNKLYFGNGDLVAEVIDNTTSRGRTIRFLFDGDSAAFDKVVETLGETPLPKYIKRKIKPEDKERFQTIFAKHKGAVSAPTAGMHFTRQLLKRLQIKGVDMTYVTLHIGLGTFRPVDVEDLTKHKMDSENFIVGQEAVDIVNKALDNKNHVCAIGTTTMRALESAVSATNRLKAREGWTDKFIFPPYDFKICNAMITNFHMPESTLLMMASAFAGYDLAMEAYKVAKKEKYKFLTYGDAMLII, encoded by the coding sequence ATGAAGTTATCAGAATTCAAGTTTGAACTCCCGAACAATCTTATCGCCCTCGACCCTGCCGAAAACAGGGATGAATCGCGCCTGATGGTGGTGCATAAGGATACTGGCAAAATCGAGCACAAGATCTTCAAAGATGTGGTAGACTACTTCAAAGAAGGCGATGTGATGGTCGGCAACGACACCATGGTGTTCCCCGCACGCCTTTATGGACGCAAGGAAAAGACCGGCGCCAAGATCGAAGTATTCCTCCTTCGCGAGCTCAACGCCGAAATGCATTTGTGGGATGTGCTGGTAGACCCTGCCCGCAAGATCCGCGTAGGCAACAAACTCTATTTTGGCAACGGCGACCTGGTGGCCGAAGTGATCGACAACACTACTTCCCGCGGCCGCACCATCCGCTTCCTGTTCGATGGCGACTCTGCCGCGTTCGACAAAGTGGTGGAAACTTTGGGCGAAACGCCGCTCCCCAAATACATCAAACGCAAGATCAAACCCGAAGATAAAGAGCGTTTCCAAACCATCTTCGCCAAACATAAGGGCGCGGTTTCGGCGCCGACGGCCGGCATGCACTTTACACGTCAGTTGCTGAAACGCCTCCAGATCAAAGGTGTGGATATGACATACGTGACGCTGCACATCGGCTTGGGAACATTCCGTCCCGTAGATGTTGAAGATCTCACCAAACACAAAATGGATTCCGAGAACTTCATCGTCGGCCAGGAGGCAGTAGACATCGTGAACAAGGCACTCGACAACAAAAATCACGTGTGCGCCATTGGCACGACCACGATGCGGGCATTGGAATCGGCCGTGTCGGCCACGAACCGCCTGAAGGCCCGCGAAGGCTGGACGGACAAGTTCATTTTCCCGCCCTATGACTTCAAGATCTGCAACGCCATGATCACCAACTTCCACATGCCCGAGTCGACGCTGCTCATGATGGCTTCCGCTTTCGCGGGATACGACCTGGCGATGGAAGCCTACAAAGTGGCCAAGAAGGAGAAGTATAAGTTCCTCACGTATGGCGATGCCATGCTGATCATCTAA
- the ettA gene encoding energy-dependent translational throttle protein EttA — MADEKIIFSMAGVNKIYPPSKQVLKNIYLSFFYGAKIGVLGLNGSGKSSLLRIIAGIDKEFQGEVVSDLSFSVGLLEQEPLLDKTKTVKEIVEEGVKDVVALLKEFEAINEKFADPAVMDDPDAMDKLITKQGEIQEKLDATNAWELDNKLERAMDALRCPPPDSKVEFLSGGEKRRVALCRLLLQEPDVLLLDEPTNHLDAESVYWLEQHLKQYKGTVIAVTHDRYFLDNVAGWILELDRGEGIPWKGNYSSWLEQKQKRLAQEEKSESKRQKALERELEWVRMNPKGRQAKGKARLSAYEKLLSQETREKEEKLELFIPPGPRLGNKVIEANGVAKGYGDKLLYENLTFSLPPAGIVGIIGPNGAGKTTLFKMIIGKEKPDAGSFTVGETVKIAYVDQEHDDLKPDDTVWQAITGGNELMELGGKQTNSRAYVGKFNFNGTDQQKKVKELSGGMRNRVHLAIALKQGGNLLLLDEPTNDLDVNTLRALEEALDNFGGCAVIISHDRWFLDRVCTHILAFEGDSQVFWFEGGFSEYEENKRKRLGDEQPHRIKYKKLVK; from the coding sequence ATGGCCGACGAAAAAATTATCTTTTCTATGGCGGGGGTCAACAAGATCTATCCGCCCAGTAAACAAGTACTTAAGAACATTTACCTCTCTTTTTTCTATGGCGCCAAGATCGGCGTGCTGGGGTTGAACGGCTCCGGTAAGTCGTCGTTGCTGCGCATCATTGCGGGCATCGACAAGGAATTCCAGGGCGAAGTGGTGTCCGACCTCAGCTTTAGCGTGGGCCTGCTGGAGCAGGAGCCACTGCTCGATAAGACCAAGACCGTGAAGGAGATCGTGGAAGAAGGTGTGAAGGATGTTGTGGCGCTGCTGAAAGAATTCGAAGCGATCAACGAAAAATTTGCCGACCCTGCCGTCATGGACGATCCCGACGCCATGGACAAGCTCATCACCAAACAAGGCGAGATCCAGGAAAAGCTCGATGCCACCAACGCCTGGGAACTGGACAACAAGCTGGAACGCGCCATGGATGCCCTCCGTTGCCCGCCTCCCGATTCGAAAGTGGAATTTCTTTCGGGTGGTGAAAAACGCCGTGTAGCCCTGTGCCGCCTGTTGCTGCAGGAACCCGACGTGCTCCTCCTCGACGAACCCACCAACCACCTGGACGCCGAATCGGTCTACTGGCTGGAACAACACTTGAAACAATACAAAGGCACCGTCATCGCCGTGACCCACGACCGCTACTTCCTCGACAACGTGGCCGGCTGGATCCTTGAACTGGACCGCGGCGAAGGCATTCCCTGGAAAGGAAATTACTCGTCGTGGCTGGAACAAAAACAGAAACGCCTCGCTCAGGAAGAGAAATCGGAGTCTAAACGCCAAAAAGCGTTGGAACGCGAATTGGAGTGGGTGCGCATGAATCCAAAAGGACGGCAAGCCAAAGGAAAGGCCCGCCTCAGCGCCTATGAAAAATTATTGAGCCAGGAAACGCGCGAGAAAGAAGAGAAACTGGAACTCTTCATCCCGCCCGGACCGCGCTTGGGTAACAAAGTGATCGAAGCCAACGGAGTGGCCAAAGGCTATGGCGACAAGCTGCTCTACGAAAACCTCACCTTCTCCCTGCCCCCGGCGGGCATTGTGGGCATCATCGGCCCCAACGGTGCGGGTAAGACCACGTTGTTCAAGATGATCATCGGCAAGGAGAAACCGGATGCCGGTTCGTTCACAGTGGGCGAAACTGTGAAGATCGCCTACGTGGACCAGGAGCACGACGACCTGAAACCGGACGACACCGTTTGGCAGGCCATCACCGGGGGCAACGAGTTGATGGAGCTTGGCGGCAAACAAACGAACTCCCGCGCGTATGTGGGTAAGTTCAACTTCAACGGCACGGATCAGCAGAAGAAGGTGAAGGAGCTTTCAGGGGGCATGCGCAACCGCGTGCACCTGGCCATTGCGTTGAAGCAGGGCGGCAACCTGCTTTTGTTGGATGAGCCTACCAACGATCTTGACGTGAACACGCTGCGTGCGTTGGAAGAAGCATTGGACAACTTTGGCGGTTGTGCAGTGATCATTTCTCACGACCGGTGGTTTTTGGATCGCGTTTGCACGCACATCCTCGCTTTTGAAGGCGACTCTCAGGTGTTTTGGTTTGAGGGTGGGTTCAGCGAATACGAAGAGAATAAGCGGAAGCGGCTTGGCGATGAGCAGCCGCACCGGATCAAGTATAAGAAGCTGGTGAAGTAA
- a CDS encoding ABC transporter permease — MKTLAQIYESFRFAWRALKSNVLRTILSLLGVTVGIFAIIAVLTIVDSLEKNIKDSLNFLGTGVIYIEKWPFVADADGEYRWWDFWNRPNSSYAEFKFLQANLKHESGMAIFAIKGNVVLKYGSNSISQIRLLGGSEGYDAVQEVNIEKGRYFTLEEIESGRNVVILGNEVAAALFTNGKDPVGELVKIKDLKYTVIGVVRKEGQSFLGTPSKDYMAFVPYQSFRRLYQTGTGLPQEITSRIGLKGYESDVGLVELENEARGILRTRRGLKPSEKDNFAMNRPEAIASVIGQLFDIVGVAGWIIGGFSILVGGFGIANIMFVSVKERTSIIGLQKSLGAKNYFILFQFLFEAIFLSLIGGLAGLFLVFLITFIPMGTLVVTLTIKNIALGLGVSSAIGLISGIIPAALAARLDPVLAIRAN; from the coding sequence ATGAAGACCTTAGCCCAGATTTACGAAAGTTTTCGCTTCGCCTGGAGAGCGCTCAAATCCAACGTGCTGCGCACCATCCTTTCTTTGCTGGGGGTAACCGTCGGCATCTTTGCCATCATTGCCGTGCTCACCATCGTGGATTCGCTGGAGAAAAACATCAAAGACAGCCTCAATTTCCTCGGTACAGGGGTTATTTATATCGAAAAATGGCCGTTCGTAGCCGACGCCGATGGCGAATACCGGTGGTGGGATTTCTGGAACCGGCCCAACTCCTCTTATGCCGAATTCAAATTTTTGCAAGCCAACCTCAAGCACGAGAGCGGCATGGCCATCTTTGCCATTAAGGGTAACGTCGTCCTGAAATACGGCAGCAACAGCATTAGCCAGATCCGTCTGCTGGGTGGCAGCGAAGGCTATGATGCGGTCCAGGAAGTAAACATCGAAAAGGGCCGATATTTTACCCTTGAAGAGATTGAATCAGGGCGCAACGTTGTCATCCTCGGCAATGAAGTTGCCGCAGCACTATTTACCAACGGCAAGGATCCGGTCGGCGAGTTGGTCAAGATCAAGGACCTGAAATACACCGTGATCGGTGTTGTTCGCAAGGAGGGCCAGAGCTTCCTGGGCACGCCCAGCAAAGACTACATGGCCTTCGTTCCTTATCAGTCCTTTCGGAGACTATACCAAACCGGCACCGGTCTCCCCCAAGAAATTACCTCGCGCATCGGCTTGAAAGGCTACGAGTCCGATGTGGGCCTGGTGGAACTGGAGAACGAAGCCCGGGGTATTCTGCGCACACGCCGCGGGCTGAAGCCCAGCGAGAAAGATAACTTTGCCATGAACCGCCCCGAAGCCATTGCCAGCGTGATCGGCCAACTCTTCGATATCGTGGGCGTCGCCGGCTGGATCATCGGGGGCTTCTCGATTTTGGTGGGCGGATTCGGTATCGCCAACATCATGTTTGTGTCGGTGAAGGAACGCACCAGCATTATTGGACTACAAAAATCATTGGGTGCAAAAAACTATTTCATTCTCTTCCAGTTTTTGTTCGAGGCTATCTTTCTGAGCTTGATCGGAGGGCTCGCGGGATTGTTCCTCGTCTTCCTCATCACCTTCATCCCGATGGGAACTCTGGTGGTGACGCTCACGATCAAGAATATTGCCCTCGGCCTTGGCGTGTCATCCGCCATCGGGTTGATCTCGGGGATCATACCGGCCGCCCTGGCTGCGCGGTTGGATCCCGTGTTGGCCATTCGTGCAAACTAG
- a CDS encoding amidohydrolase family protein — protein sequence MKVWFTLLVLLGGCLPLWAQDKDKKWDVATPPAAAHTKEIKLTTDEGTWLNVDVSPDGKEIVFDLLGDIYTLPIQGGTAKALRSGLPMEVQPRFSPDGKFIAFTSDAGGGDNIWVMKRDGSDAHQVTKEDFRLLNNVAWTPDGNYLVARKHFTSQRSLGAGEMWMYHIAGGTGLQLTKRKNDQQDVNEPSVSPDGHYLYFSEDMYPGGFFQYNKDPNSQIYVIKRYDFQKGETEVLTGGPGGAARPQVSRDGSKLAFVKRVREKSVLYIHDLKTGEEWPIYDDLNKDQQEAWAIYGVYPGFSWTPNDAAIVIWSKGKIKNIDVASQKVTDIPFHVEATLKISEALHFKNAAFADEFTSKAIRHAVTSSDGKTLLFNAVGYLWRKELPNGTPQRLTASKDFEFEPAFSANGNDIAYVTWGDETSGAIYTLNLKTKGAAPKKVTTEKGIYRTPAFSPDGSKLVFAKEEGNDHQGYTFTKNPGLYWMPAGGGEMKRIVSQGEYPQFNANGTRIFYQTGGYLFGDLTKTLKSVRLDGGDERTLVTSKYANRLVPSPDEKWIAFTQLHKAFVAAMPAVGQTIDLDSKSTGFPVTQLSRDAGISLHWSRDSKKVFWTLGEEYFGNDLNKRFKFLAGAPDTLPPVDTTGIKIGLKIKSNTPDGRVAFTGARLITMEGDGVIEDGTIVINKNKIEALGKSGEVSIPAGTKVIDAKGKTIMPGIIDVHAHLGNFRYGLSPQQQWEYFANLAYGVTTAHDPSSNTEMIFSQSEMIKAGNMMGPRVFSTGVILYGADGDFKAVVNSLDDARSAIRRTKAFGAFSVKSYNQPRREQRQQIIQASRELGIEVVPEGGSTFYHNISMIMDGHTGIEHNIPVAPLYNDVITLWKNSKTGYTPTLIVNYAGLTGEYYFYQNNNVWENTKLLTFTPRGIIDARSRHRTMVPPKEYENGHMLTSRACKTLSDAGVKINLGAHGQLQGMGAHWELWMLVQGGMKPLEALHSATINGAAYLGMDDQIGSLKAGKLADLIVLDKNPLDDIANSNTLVYTVINGRVYDANTLNETGNYTTPRKKFYWEQNKYSQNFPWHEETHSFQSLHCSCQTMH from the coding sequence ATGAAAGTATGGTTTACCCTCCTCGTCCTCCTCGGAGGATGTTTGCCGTTATGGGCACAGGACAAAGACAAAAAATGGGACGTGGCCACACCACCCGCCGCCGCCCACACCAAAGAGATCAAGCTCACCACCGACGAAGGCACCTGGCTGAACGTTGACGTGAGCCCCGACGGAAAAGAGATCGTATTCGACTTGCTGGGCGACATTTACACGCTCCCTATCCAGGGCGGCACCGCCAAAGCCCTGCGCAGCGGCTTGCCCATGGAAGTGCAACCCCGCTTTAGCCCCGATGGAAAATTCATCGCCTTCACCAGCGACGCCGGCGGTGGCGACAACATCTGGGTGATGAAACGCGACGGCAGCGACGCCCACCAGGTGACCAAAGAAGACTTTCGCTTGCTCAACAATGTGGCGTGGACACCCGATGGAAACTATCTCGTGGCCCGCAAGCACTTCACCTCGCAACGCTCGCTGGGCGCCGGCGAAATGTGGATGTATCACATCGCCGGGGGCACAGGGCTTCAACTGACAAAACGCAAGAACGATCAGCAGGACGTGAACGAACCTTCCGTTTCTCCCGATGGCCATTATCTGTATTTCAGCGAGGACATGTACCCCGGGGGATTCTTCCAATACAACAAGGACCCCAACAGCCAGATCTATGTCATCAAGCGCTACGATTTTCAGAAAGGCGAAACGGAAGTGCTAACGGGTGGCCCCGGCGGCGCGGCCCGCCCGCAGGTGTCGCGCGATGGATCGAAGCTGGCCTTTGTGAAACGCGTGCGCGAGAAATCAGTGCTCTACATCCACGACCTGAAAACGGGAGAGGAGTGGCCCATCTATGACGACCTCAACAAAGATCAACAGGAAGCGTGGGCCATCTACGGTGTGTATCCAGGCTTTAGCTGGACACCCAACGATGCCGCTATTGTGATCTGGTCGAAAGGAAAGATCAAAAACATCGACGTAGCCTCTCAGAAAGTGACCGACATCCCTTTCCATGTGGAGGCCACCTTGAAGATCTCAGAAGCCTTACATTTCAAGAACGCCGCTTTCGCGGATGAATTTACAAGCAAGGCTATCCGCCACGCGGTGACATCATCCGATGGAAAAACTTTGCTCTTCAATGCCGTAGGTTACCTCTGGCGCAAGGAACTTCCCAACGGAACACCCCAACGCCTCACGGCCTCCAAAGACTTTGAATTCGAGCCGGCCTTCTCCGCGAATGGCAACGACATCGCCTACGTGACCTGGGGCGACGAAACATCGGGCGCCATCTACACCCTGAACCTGAAAACAAAAGGTGCCGCCCCGAAAAAGGTCACCACCGAAAAGGGGATCTACCGCACACCTGCTTTCTCGCCCGACGGCAGTAAGCTTGTTTTTGCCAAAGAAGAAGGCAACGATCATCAAGGCTATACCTTCACAAAAAATCCGGGCCTCTATTGGATGCCCGCAGGAGGAGGGGAGATGAAACGGATCGTGTCGCAGGGAGAATACCCGCAGTTCAACGCCAACGGTACGCGCATCTTCTACCAAACCGGCGGATACCTCTTCGGAGACCTCACCAAAACGTTGAAGAGCGTTCGTCTCGACGGCGGTGACGAGCGCACGCTGGTCACTTCCAAATATGCCAACCGCCTGGTGCCCAGTCCCGACGAAAAGTGGATTGCCTTCACGCAACTCCACAAAGCGTTTGTGGCCGCCATGCCGGCCGTGGGCCAAACGATCGACCTCGACTCCAAGTCCACCGGCTTCCCGGTGACACAGCTTTCCCGCGACGCCGGCATCAGCCTGCATTGGTCGCGCGACAGTAAAAAAGTTTTCTGGACACTGGGTGAAGAATACTTTGGCAACGACCTGAACAAGCGCTTCAAGTTCCTGGCCGGCGCTCCCGACACGTTGCCTCCCGTGGACACCACCGGTATTAAGATCGGTCTCAAAATAAAATCGAACACACCCGACGGCCGCGTGGCCTTCACCGGCGCGCGCCTCATCACCATGGAAGGCGACGGCGTGATCGAGGACGGCACCATCGTCATCAACAAAAACAAGATCGAAGCCCTCGGTAAGAGCGGTGAGGTCTCTATTCCAGCAGGGACAAAGGTGATCGACGCCAAAGGCAAGACCATCATGCCCGGCATCATCGATGTGCATGCTCACCTGGGCAACTTTCGCTATGGCCTGAGCCCGCAACAGCAGTGGGAGTATTTTGCCAACCTCGCCTACGGCGTGACCACAGCGCACGATCCGTCGTCGAACACGGAAATGATCTTCAGCCAAAGCGAAATGATCAAGGCCGGCAACATGATGGGCCCGCGCGTATTTTCCACGGGTGTGATCCTCTATGGCGCCGATGGCGACTTCAAAGCCGTGGTGAACAGCCTCGACGATGCCCGCAGCGCCATCCGCAGAACCAAAGCCTTTGGTGCCTTCTCGGTGAAAAGCTATAACCAACCCCGCCGCGAGCAACGCCAACAGATCATCCAGGCGTCGCGTGAATTAGGTATCGAAGTGGTTCCTGAGGGAGGATCTACTTTCTATCACAACATCAGCATGATCATGGACGGCCACACGGGCATCGAGCACAACATTCCTGTGGCGCCGCTCTACAACGATGTGATCACCCTTTGGAAAAACAGCAAGACCGGCTACACGCCCACGCTCATTGTGAACTATGCGGGCCTCACGGGTGAATATTATTTCTATCAAAACAACAACGTGTGGGAAAACACCAAGCTGCTCACCTTTACGCCCCGCGGCATCATCGATGCGCGCTCGCGTCACCGCACCATGGTGCCTCCCAAGGAATATGAGAACGGCCACATGCTCACGTCGCGCGCCTGCAAGACGCTGAGCGATGCCGGTGTAAAGATCAATCTTGGCGCGCACGGCCAGTTGCAAGGCATGGGTGCGCATTGGGAATTGTGGATGCTGGTGCAGGGAGGTATGAAACCGCTCGAAGCCTTGCACTCCGCCACCATCAACGGGGCTGCCTACCTGGGCATGGACGACCAGATCGGCTCGCTCAAAGCCGGCAAACTCGCCGACCTCATCGTGCTGGACAAAAATCCCCTCGACGACATCGCGAATTCAAACACGCTGGTGTACACCGTGATCAACGGCCGGGTTTATGACGCTAACACCCTGAACGAAACGGGCAACTACACCACGCCGCGGAAGAAATTCTATTGGGAGCAAAACAAATACAGCCAGAATTTCCCCTGGCATGAAGAGACGCACAGCTTCCAGTCGTTGCACTGCAGTTGTCAGACCATGCACTAA
- the recA gene encoding recombinase RecA: MSDAKEKLKALQLTLDKLDKTYGKGTVMKLSDDKIADVAAISTGSLGLDIALGIGGIPRGRVTEIYGPESSGKTTLTLHCIAEAQKAGGLAAFIDAEHAFDKAYAEKLGIDTENLLISQPDNGEQALEIADHLIRSGAIDIIVIDSVAALVPKGELEGEMGESKMGLQARLMSQALRKLTGTISKTGCACVFINQLREKIGVMFGNPETTTGGNALKFYASVRLDIRRIGQIKEAADDITGNRVKVKVVKNKVAPPFKVVEFDIMYGRGISKSGEIVDLGVELNVIQKSGSWFSYSGNKLGQGRDAVKQLIEDNPELMEDLEKRIKEKLAGPEAAKVLEGKELKEVKD, encoded by the coding sequence ATGAGTGATGCAAAAGAAAAATTGAAGGCGCTTCAATTGACCCTCGACAAATTGGATAAGACCTACGGCAAAGGAACGGTCATGAAACTGAGCGACGACAAGATTGCCGACGTCGCTGCCATTTCCACCGGCTCCCTGGGGCTGGACATTGCCCTGGGTATCGGTGGAATTCCCCGCGGAAGAGTGACGGAGATTTACGGCCCGGAATCGTCTGGTAAAACTACGCTAACCCTGCATTGTATCGCCGAAGCCCAAAAAGCCGGCGGTTTGGCGGCCTTCATCGACGCCGAGCACGCTTTCGATAAAGCCTACGCCGAAAAGCTGGGCATCGATACCGAAAATTTATTGATCTCCCAGCCCGACAACGGCGAGCAAGCCCTGGAGATCGCCGACCACCTGATCCGCTCCGGTGCCATCGACATTATTGTGATCGACTCCGTAGCGGCCTTGGTACCCAAAGGTGAATTGGAAGGCGAAATGGGCGAAAGCAAAATGGGTCTTCAGGCCCGCCTGATGTCTCAAGCCCTGCGCAAGCTCACCGGTACCATCAGCAAAACCGGCTGTGCCTGCGTTTTCATCAACCAGTTGCGCGAAAAGATCGGCGTGATGTTCGGAAACCCCGAAACCACCACCGGTGGTAATGCCCTGAAATTCTATGCTTCGGTGCGCCTCGACATTCGCCGCATTGGTCAAATCAAGGAAGCTGCCGACGATATCACCGGTAACCGTGTAAAGGTGAAAGTGGTGAAGAATAAAGTTGCGCCCCCCTTCAAAGTGGTAGAGTTCGACATTATGTATGGCCGCGGCATTTCCAAGTCGGGCGAGATCGTCGACCTTGGCGTTGAATTGAATGTGATCCAGAAATCCGGTTCATGGTTTTCCTACAGCGGCAATAAACTCGGCCAGGGCCGCGACGCCGTGAAGCAATTGATCGAAGACAATCCAGAACTGATGGAAGATTTGGAAAAGCGGATCAAAGAGAAACTTGCAGGTCCGGAAGCCGCGAAGGTTTTGGAGGGCAAGGAATTGAAGGAAGTGAAGGATTAA
- a CDS encoding 2-C-methyl-D-erythritol 4-phosphate cytidylyltransferase, which produces MKEYALIVAGGKGTRIKSNTPKQFLELDGMPVLMHTLEAFYRYSKNIQIILVLPADDFATWEMLCTRHKFHKPLLLQRGGDSRFQSVKNGLDKIEGDGLVAIHDGVRPLIHEDIIGASFRLAAVHKSAVAAVRLKESIRMTDQDTTKAMDRSRFRLIQTPQTFQVDLIKKAYALKEDDTLTDDASVAERAGHAISLFEGSYENIKITTPEDLVVAEALLLSRKGRG; this is translated from the coding sequence ATGAAAGAATACGCCCTCATCGTAGCCGGTGGCAAAGGCACGCGCATAAAAAGTAACACGCCAAAGCAATTCCTGGAATTGGATGGGATGCCGGTGCTGATGCATACGCTCGAGGCGTTCTACCGCTACAGCAAAAACATCCAAATCATCCTCGTGCTCCCCGCCGACGATTTTGCCACGTGGGAGATGCTGTGCACCCGCCACAAGTTCCATAAGCCCTTACTTCTCCAGCGCGGGGGTGATTCCCGTTTTCAGTCGGTGAAGAATGGGCTGGATAAAATCGAGGGCGACGGGTTGGTGGCCATCCACGACGGGGTGAGGCCGTTGATCCATGAAGACATTATCGGCGCCTCGTTCCGGCTGGCGGCCGTTCATAAGTCGGCGGTGGCGGCGGTGAGATTGAAAGAATCCATCCGGATGACCGACCAGGACACGACCAAGGCGATGGACCGGTCGCGGTTCCGGCTCATCCAGACGCCGCAGACTTTCCAGGTGGACCTCATCAAAAAAGCATACGCCCTGAAAGAAGACGACACCCTCACCGACGACGCCAGCGTGGCCGAACGGGCGGGACATGCCATTTCCTTGTTTGAGGGAAGCTACGAGAACATCAAGATCACTACGCCGGAAGACCTGGTGGTGGCCGAGGCGCTGCTGCTGTCCCGCAAAGGGCGGGGCTAG